CCCGGTGATTCTGGGAATTCTCGGTCGGAAATTGGGGTTTGAACTACAACAGTCTTTAGGTATGTGTACATGAACCTCGAGCTCTGTGTGTCGGTCTATCTCTGAATCTGCTgatctcattttctttccacGTTTAATTTAGTGCGTGGACAGGATTCCTTGTCGGGTGGATGTACTGGATGGGTTTGTTGCACTTTGTATCTCTGGAATCGCTGCAGAATTCAACCTCTGCAGCAGACCTTAATTTTCTCGAGTATGTTAGCCGATGTCCAACAAGCCTAGTTGTGTTTTTGGGTCCCAGTTAACAAATATCCGAGGTAACGCAGAATGTCATGTGGATGTagccttttctctctctctctcctgaCGTATATCGCCAATATTTTCTGTCGAGTCGTACTCAGTCTTCAAATATATCATTTCCCGAGGGTTGAACGTAGAGACAATTTGTATATCTTGCTTGAATTGCATGATCCACAACAGATTTTGCTGAGGTCCACTTGTCGATCCTCTCCTTAACTGTCAAGTAACCCAAAAGATTACAAGATAAGCTAGATATCTTAGAATAATCATAAATCTCATGACGCGAGCTCCAAGGGAAGATTGGCCTGCCGACAATAGGGGTAGGGTTGGGAAGTAGCGCGTTTTGTAAGCGCCGTGTGGACGGACCGAGAACTGAAGCTCATCTTCACGGTAAGTGTTAAACTTTTCCTAAGATTCAACGACGAATGCTTGATTTGTCGGGGTGGATGTCATGCGGCGAATTTATTCATGCTTGGGTTTGAAAATTCCACCAATCTGATTTCACGAACGGTGTTGAAGGGGAAATTTAGGGACGGAGTTTGGTCGGCAAGAAGGAATGAAGTTGTCCCCACAAGGCTCAAACATCTCCGGAGTTCTGGAAAGCCCCTGTCTCGGAGCTTTCAGGAGCTGAGAATATCCGTCGCTTCCTTTGGATTTGCCAAGCTGAGAAGGAATCTCCTGCTTTGGTATTTCCTAAAATTGCGATAAACCTCATGTTTAGTAGGTCTGGACCTGCTCTCTTCCGAATTTATTGTGTTAATACTGGCGCTAATTAAGAGGAAGTGGTTGAGGAGAAATTGGAGAGGGAGTTGGGCCCACTAGCCCTAAAGAAGCTTCTTTAACAGCCGGACAAATTACTTAAACGTCCTTAGCCATTTCACATATAGTTATCTAGGTTCTGAGGAAACCCCACCGGTGTCTCCACTAGGAGGTCCTGATCGATATCAATCGTTAGCCATGATGGAACATGCACGAGACATGCTTACCTATAAAGATGGGTATCGTCGCGCTCCCTAGCTCCTCTATCAACAGCAAACCTAAATTTGCCGATCTTTTCACGTAACAACCATGGTGAAATCACTTTTGGTGTCTGGTCTCTTTGCCGCAACGGCTCTGGCCGCGAGCCGCATGACAGCTCCTGCTGGTGCGATCGTCGTTGCCAAGTCTGGGGGTGACTATGATACGGTAAGCATGTTGGAAAGTCAGATCAAACATCTTCAGACATGTTCTAACGAAACGTCATTGGACAGCTTAGCGCCGCCGTTAATGCCCTGAGCACTACCGAGACCGCGACGCAGACTATCTTCATTGAGGAGGGTACCTACGACGAACAGGTGTACATCCCGTCGTTGGCTGGAAAGCTGATCATCTACGGTCAGACAGAGGAGTATGCTCTATAATTCTGTACTGAACAGCATAGGACCTTGTCAACTAACAATGTGTTTCTAGTGACACCACCTACACGGGCAACCTCGTCAACATCACCCATAACATTAAGTTGGCTGACGTCGCCAATGATGACGAGACTGGTGAGACTCGCCCTACACTCTAGCCTATATTCTTCCCGTTATACTCACAGTAAGAATAGCAACCGTTCGTAACCACTCCCCCAACTCGTCCATCTACAAcctcaacatcatcaacacctGCGGCCAAGTCTGCCACCAGGCCTTGGCCGTGAGCGCCTACGGCAATGGCCAGGGATACTACGGATGCCAGTTCACCGGGTACCAGGGTAAGCAACAGAACAGATAGAGAAATACGAGCTCTACAGTACTGACCAGCTATCAAATAGATACTCTTCTTGCCCAAAGCGGAAACCAGGTCTACGCCCACAATCTCATCGAGGGTGCCGTGTATGTCTCCCTGTATTCTTTCGTACCATCGCAAGGAGATGATTAACACCCAATTTTCAATCCAgtgacttcatcttcggcCAGCACGCCCGTGCCTGGTTCCAAGATTGCGACATCCGTGTCCTGAAGGGCCCCAGCTCCGGCTACATCACCGCCAACGGTCGCTCCTCTGAAACCGACACGTCCTACTACGTAATTCACAAATCCTCCGTCGCAGCCGCCGATGGCAATGATGTCCCGTCTGGTACCTACTATCTCGGTACGTCGTACTCTTATCGGAGCTGTACTCACCTGTCATGTTTAATAACAATCTGTGTTACAGGTCGCCCATGGTCCCAGTACGCCCGCGTCCTCTTCCAGGAGACCTCCATGACTGATGTAATTAACTCTGCTGGCTGGTCTGTATGGTCGACTACCCAGGCTAACACTGAGAATGTTACCTTTGCCGAATATGGCAACACTGGTGCTGGAGCAGAGGGTACGCGTGCTAGTTTCTCTGAGAAGCTGAGTGAGCCCGTTGCTATCTCGACCATTTTGGGCTCGGATTGGGCACAGTGGGTTGATACTAGCTATATCAACTAAGTATCTTGGTACTTAAGGAGGGGGATATGATATCAGGATAATTTTGGCTATGCTTACTATGGCCGATCTTATATAGTAAGTAGtgtttgattttgatatgtagataataattttcgATCAAATGGCTTGCTGTGACCTTTTTCCTGAAATCAGGCGCGTCGACCAGCTGATCCATGTCACTAGTAAAGGGGCATGAAATATTGATACTGTTATAGCTCTagtttttctttcaattaatttaatagagttAGACTTGACTTGGACTATGGATGTGAGAAGGTTCTCCACAAAGCTTACAGACAAATAAGCCCTGAGTCGTACTTGCCTTTCTAATCTCGGAGCGC
The sequence above is a segment of the Aspergillus flavus chromosome 4, complete sequence genome. Coding sequences within it:
- a CDS encoding putative pectinesterase precursor, encoding MVKSLLVSGLFAATALAASRMTAPAGAIVVAKSGGDYDTLSAAVNALSTTETATQTIFIEEGTYDEQVYIPSLAGKLIIYGQTEDDTTYTGNLVNITHNIKLADVANDDETATVRNHSPNSSIYNLNIINTCGQVCHQALAVSAYGNGQGYYGCQFTGYQDTLLAQSGNQVYAHNLIEGAVDFIFGQHARAWFQDCDIRVLKGPSSGYITANGRSSETDTSYYVIHKSSVAAADGNDVPSGTYYLGRPWSQYARVLFQETSMTDVINSAGWSVWSTTQANTENVTFAEYGNTGAGAEGTRASFSEKLSEPVAISTILGSDWAQWVDTSYIN